The genomic DNA TTATTAAATGCAAAATCAGAGGACTTTCAACTGCACCCCAAACAAAGATCTCACGTACCTAAGATGATACACATCCGGCCAAAGAAGGGCATTGTTTGATAGATGAACCCTTTCATTGTATTTACTCTGACATTTCTGGATATTCTGAATCTATTTAGGCTTTTGTCATTAAATCAGCTACCGTTAGTTCATATTCAgaacattaaattttcattgtttcCCAGATGTTTCGAATGTctacaatatatttataatcaaacgtgAATTTATTGGAAATTTTCACGATAATATGATAagaattatatgtttatttaggtttcacCTAATAACATTTATGCTCCAGTATAAAGctaaaaaaatacactttttatgtatatgaattaacaaatatattttcaagagtcCTTTGGGTCTCTAATCCTTTATCCAATTTATGGTAAATAATTGCAAATGCATTAGACtcagacttatcattttttaagtaattctaaTCCCAGCGACGTTTGCAGGTCTCTCAAGATGGCACCGCCAAATCTCTTAAATCCTTTCATAAAGAATTCACATTACCCGATGCCGCAGACATTGATCAGGTGACTACTGCACTCTCTAAGGATGGAGTCTTAACTATCAGAGCACCAAAGAAGGTTCGTTTTACCTATGTTCAAGTTTActtggccatttttttttctgttgatataTAAAGTCTCCTGTAGATCGCAAGTAGCAGTAAAGTAAGGTGAATAACTATCTATGAATCAAATGCTTCTTTAAGAAACTATTCAGTTTTCCAAACTGAGCATAATGATTACTGTCACATAATAGCAAGTGAAGTCAATAACATACTCATTCCAGGAAGGTGCTGCCATTACCGAGGGTCCCAAGAAGAGTAGCAGTAGCAGTTCTTCTTCAAGTATGCAACAGTCCTCTTTCAATCAAAACGATAATAACTCAACGTCTTCCTTCAAAAGTTCATCCTCTAAGACTGTTATACAGTCTTCTTCTAGTTTTGAAAGCTCATCAAATGATGGGTTCGACAGCTTGCCCAAGGAAATGAGGGAGAGGCTCATGTTCAGTGATTCGGGTTTTGGATCCACAAAAACGAGCACATGCTCATCACCAGCTCCCAGTGAAACTGGATCAGAATGCTCAAGAGTTTCCTCCACCATGGAATTTGATCTCAGTAAGAAAGCCCCTGTGCGTTCTGAGGTGTCTTTCAACGTAGCTTTAGTCCAAGCCAACTGCAGCTAGTCAAGCCAACCTGCACCTCAACCAATGTTTACACAACCACCAATGGGTCCTCAGTCTCCACAACATATGGCCCAAGGGCCCCAACAACCCATGTATCAGCAGCCTCAACAACCCACTTACCAGCAGCCACAAATGCCTCCATTTTCCCAGCCTCAGCCTCCAATGTACCAACCATACCAGCAACAACCAATGTATCAGCCTCCTAACCAATCTACGCCCCAGTATCAGCAGCCTCCACAAACAATGCCACAGCAACCGACTCAGCCAATGCACCAACGCCCTCAGCCACCTACGTATCAACAGTTCCAACAACAACCTCAACCTATGTATCAGCAACAACCTCAATCACTGTCACAGACTGCTCCTCAAGGCCCGCAACCTAAATCCTTTGGAGCAGGATCTGGTAACCAGTCAAACGTTAGTATCACTGAAGAAAATGGTCGTAGAGTTCTTACTTCTCAGACATCTAACATAGTACAAGAAAAAGATGGCGTTATGGAGCACCGTGAAACCGCCGCTGAAATCACAGACAAGAACAGTCAAGCTGCGAGACGTGAGGCCACAACCAAAATGTCAAAACACGAAGAAGATCCAGAGGGCAAGTTCAAGCGCTCAGAAGCTGCAGATGCAGCCGAGGTGAGTGAATCCTGCGTACAACAGATGCCCGATGGATCTGTAATGTCAGTGAAGAAGAGTTCTTCATCCACATCATCCGTCAAGCAATCGTTCTCAACTTCAGCAGGAGACATGGGAGGGTTCTTCCAGACACCAAACTTTCCAACAGGCTTTGACGACCTGAGAAATTTGATGGACCGCGGACATTCGCTCATGTCTCAGATGTCAACAGACTCCATGGCTTCCACTCTGTCTGGGAGATCTGGTTTCACTGACATGTCCAACTTCACACACTTCAGTGATGCATCGTCTAAATTCTCAGATATGTCTAACTTCAGCAACTTGTCCAATTTCTCTGACATGTCTTCAATGTCCCATCAGCACATGGCAAATATGGCAAACATGGCCAACATGTTCCCGGAAACGAATTCCTCCAGGTTAATGAAGTCCTTCTCCacatcctcctcctcgtcctccgtGAACAAATCATTCTCCTCAAACTTCGGAGACGGCAACTTCTAAGATAATCTGCTTATTCCCATACAAATCAATACACCCTATAACCTGAGATAGGGACGTGCGTGCCATGCAAAAACCCTAACTATATCACTaccatattgtattttttttaaatggttctGTACTTTTATCACTGTGATGCTTTTCCTCTTATTTAAGACTTTTTGCAATTGTAACTTTCAAAAGCCTGGTGCTCTTGTTGTGCTTATAgttttaagatgttttttttcGATAATGACATTTTGAGTATTTTTTGATGTTcagggagggtggggtggggtgatATATATTGAACTATTTATGTTACTGCTTATGGATGATATGGGTTAAACGATATTTTTTgatattacaaagacaacttaATACTCACATAACCATAAGATAGGTACTATATTGTGTGTGAGAATTAGTACCCGCAGCTAAAAGATCGTATATCAGTAATAGGAAATCAGTATAACCTGAATCCCTTTTCTGAGCTTATAAGAGGACTCTTCTCAAGGTCGTGAATAAGATCTATGGATTCTTCTGTCGTTCTGATGTCAAGCAGACCACGacgtaaatttgaaaaatattccacTCGAAAAATCAGAGTCAATTTACTGTCATATTTCCAAATGCTGGTACTACTGATAATGGAGGAAGAAAGGCCATGTTAGGCCGCAAAGTATCTGTAACGAAGAATTAACCACTGCAAGGTTTTCGAAGACAAAGGCGGCATATTAAAGGTCTGTTTTATGCGTGACAATGGGTCACAATGTGGAGTCGGCCTACGAATCCACTGTCACTGCGATCAAATTCCCATCACAGCGACACAATCATGACAGAAGGACAAACAGAAgttagaccagtggttctcaacgtttttattaccacgccccctctaagagctggtccttccctccacggcCCCCTTGCGTAGAATTTCCTCCCAgatttagagaaaaataacaaaaaataaaagagaaagagagggggtttcgagggatagagGGAGGTAAATGATTACAAAATATGGAAAGACCAACGACTATagaaaagtaacgttataaggcgatgcGTTAGCATTTtcccataaacttctgaatattattaGTTCCTCACACttattaagagaataacgaacaTAATttgagaatttttaaaattttccctagggctcgcgcctcccctggaaattgctgaggcCCCTCAAGTTGAGAACCACTGAGTCGGACTATTGGCAtcaactgcattattattaagttattaaaaataagtaatatatgGTCTTGTTTTATACAGTGTGAATTTTGGAATAAAATATTCCTCTCAATGGCGTATTTCATTCTCTTAGCCTTGCAAAAATTTTACGAAAAAATTATTTCCGACTAAAAGCCAATATGAATATCGAGGTTGTCAGAACTAATGTCGTTTCAAGGTGCAAAGGCTATCCTGTTCTGTACTGCATGATTTCCATCACCTGGTTATACTTCAAAATAAATGTGTGGAGATGAAAAAGTAAAGAAGTTATACATTACATGCagactaaatatatatctactatatacatattatacatgtgtgtgtgtcggtgaagaaaatttacatatacagaatTATAATATTCTACCAAGCATTATATATTTCTACTATCTAAatcagtgtttcttaaagtttcttGTGCAACGaaccccttttattaaaattactCATGTAGTAGACCCttgataatttccctcttgggtttaaaagtgttttcagggtatgatatatagtactaaaattgctactgaattatttattaatggcttatcttcaacataaatgtttacatttgacttgaaataactttcacaacattattaattttgtaattttgcacACAGATTTTAGTGAACCtaacagcaacgcttcctcctcacatCTCGAACCATACTTAATGCAATGAATGGTACTGTTTTTGCCGATTCATTAACTCTTGAAATATCTGGCTCCAATCTGCTGAGCTTCAGTCGCTGTCAGTACATTGTTGCCTGATCATAAATAACCCTGCCTTTTACAAAGTTGTTAAATTGCACCCATCCTAATCTGACGAGCGCCATTGTCAGAAGACAAGAGGATTGGGTGGTACAAAAATAGGAATTTAGGATGTCTGGCCACAAATGTTTTTGTGCCAcgttttggcctaaaatttatcTGATGCCGGCGGCCAAATTATCCTgcggaccccttggaacattccacggacCCGTGGGGGTTCGCAGACCACACTTTAAGAAAACACTGATCTAAATGATGCAATATTTtgctaaactatatatatatatatatatatatatatatatatatatatatatatatacatacatacatacatacatacatatacacatacataaaagtacaaataaattttgcaacatttagaAGAGGAAACAATAATGCTACGTAGAGCATCATAATAATTGTCTTAAATTCGGTCtctagaaaataaagagaaaagaagatATGTCCAAAATATGagataaatactttaaaatatgcaaaatatcgaCCGTTGACAAATGttctggttcctggttcctaggcgctcactccacaaacacagttgcaggcACACTAcactatgaggtgcaaagctttatttacttttaccacaactccttttcatttcttcttctttataagtgAGGCAGAGTCGTGTTACTTAGCTTTGATATCCATCGCTTTCCaggttaagaacattcttaattttaagggctatccttatatattctcccagttttctgttaggggataACAGTGTCCCAAAATTTATGGTTTACAAACTTCACGAACTGAATATCATGACTTCTGCGACAATTTTGGTGTAATATGAACACCCAAAACGCTATTCCAGTAAAGCTATCGAATTGCTCTTTCGTACTAATAAGACGAGACACTGCTAGTAATCCGGTTTATTTTTCTCGTAATCCTGAAGTTCACAACGGAATAAGTAAGTGAATTTTGatactgaaaaataaacaaaaaaaaattgcaaatcccTTGCGTATGTATGGTATTGTATAAAAAATCTGGACTTCCAACATGTTCCCTGAAGCCCCATCGTGGCAAATATGGGTAAGCCATTTTCTGATTTCTTTCACACACCTCTATAAAATAATTACTTAGCATCTCACCCACACACATACCATCAAGATAATGTTTCAAAAATCGGGTTTTCGGATCAGGAATGCTTTCTTAGGAGGCATGTACTACTCTACCGCAATAGACCTACCTTAAGTATTAAAAGGATGGCTATGAGGGGAACAGGctttcggaccttggctgattcggaccaggcCTGATCGGACCATAcactcattcggacctttatccaggcttattaggaccttcatatgattggccgatatttctatacagttttacctcctgaacaagaatttaaagtaatatttattcggacttctgtaattaacccccaggggctcgtattaaacacggcgaaatacatttgacgctaattcctggtggctttcgtattcgcggggacgaacgatacggaatgcttatagaaatacccattgctaaatataacattattagtatgggtccgaatcagcctggcAAATGGTCCAaatcagccaagattaaggtccgaatcagcctgcATCCGCTATGAGTATGTGCACTACGACTCCACCACGGTGAGTCTAggcctaacttagtttcttgcCCGTTaaacaccgaaaaaaaaaaaaaaatacagtataccGATTTTACAGGCTCTGGATGTtaggaaaatatgaatgattCACTACGAAAGTCCAAGTTTTGCTTGCGAAAATAATGAACGATTCACTACGTAGGTCCAAGTTTGGCTAGCCCAAAGTTGAAGTTTCTGTTACAAAAGAGGACCAAACTGGTTATGATGCTTTTTGTGAATTTAAAACCTTTCCCATCAAAAATGCTTACTTCTTACCATATTTCCAACACCAAGTTTCATTTACGCTAAAGGACATAATAATACCCTAAATTCAACGATTAGCTAATTGCCTCCTACATACGTTGTAGAACGACTCCTTACAATTCCCAACATGTTTTGGAGCAAAGGATACCTATATCCTAAACCTCTGCTGATATGGAATAAACAAAATCCTACTTAAGTGCTCCTTCAATCAGGAAGTGCACATATTATAGTCTTACAATTTACTCACCTTAGTGATCTTGCACCTCGTCCCCCTCCAACAACAATTTGGGAACGATTAATGGTAGGAATAAGTGAGATTCACCATGTTCCTGATAAGTTCTTGCAGTTCTGGTCAGTAGGGATAATGTCCAGTGACAGTGGTTACTTCCTCCGATTTACAGACGTTGCTAGCAACGGCCACGAAAGTATCTATTCATGTGAACTGTATAGCCTAGGAAAACGCTGGGAAACTAAAAGGACTGTAATAACTAAGCTTTGCGGCTCCGTTCACGCAGTCCACAACCCACCATGGCTTAGTCTCGACTGTCTCGCAGTTTCTCGTAGAATCTCGCGTAGTGGCTGACGCCTTGAAATCACTTGTTCTCGCAAACACGGCAATACAAAGCGCTTCGGCATCGTATACTTGGTGATGTTCAAAGCTACCGGAATTGCCGATCTGCTAACACTGCACACATTTAAAAGCCGGGGGACGTGGGAACAATAGTATATCCCGGGGCAACAGtcaaactaattcaaataaaacGTTTCATTTCCCTGGCAAAGGTCGGGTTCCAGTTGGGTACTAAANNNNNNNNNNNNNNNNNNNNNNNNNNNNNNNNNNNNNNNNNNNNNNNNNNNNNNNNNNNNNNNNNNNNNNNNNNNNNNNNNNNNNNNNNNNNNNNNNNNNNNNNNNNNNNNNNNNNNNNNNNNNNNNNNNNNNNNNNNNNNNNNNNNNNNNNNNNNNNNNNNNNNNNNNNNNNNNNNNNNNNNNNNNNNNNNNNNNNNNNNNNNNNNNNNNNNNNNNNNNNNNNNNNNNNNNNNNNNNNNNNNNNNNNNNNNNNNNNNNNNNNNNNNNNNNNNNNNNNNNNNNNNNNNNNNNNNNNNNNNNNNNNNNNNNNNNNNNNNNNNNNNNNNNNNNNNNNNNNNNNNNNNNNNNNNNNNNNNNNNNNNNNNNNNNNNNNNNNNNNNNNNNNNNNNNNNNNNNNNNNNNNNNNNNNNNNNNNNNNNNNNNNNNNNNNNNNNNNNNNNNNNNNNNNNNNNNNNNNNNNNNNNNNNNNNNNNNNNNNNNNNNNNNNNNNNNNNNNNNNggtaggtcaggtgatctaccggcctgccctgggcgggacaggactaggaaccaatcccgttttctactcatatattttctgtcgccggtggtatcaacatcgttgctgcctcctcttgactggaatttgCTTTTCTAAGCAATGATCATCTTTTTgtgacttttggtgacgtacctggatcgttgttttggcattcgctactgtggactggatttggacttgctttttgattttttttttcttcagaatgtctgattcaagtgtttgtgtgagaatgtgtgtgaatctaggctgcaaggtgaggataccgaaagcttcggttgatcctctcactgtatgtcgcaaatgtaggggttttgattgttctatttctaacacctgtcatgagtgtgaaaggttgaatgttgaggaatggaagattctaacttcttacttgaagaagttagaaagggatagagtcagaagggctgcatctaagatggcgggtagttgtacaaggcctattgagcctttagataattctaactcttctcttaattatgattctgtatcaggaccctcactggccgtacattcagattcagcttcggaaattgctgaactgaaggctacgcttcacaggatgagatccgaAATGGCTACCAtaaaaggtaaggattgtgaaagtgaatttagtgaagtgagtgtccccagtgttggaggggagggggcgtctgaccgtctctgcgacgctccaggcctagaccctcttccaagctcccaagcccagaggagaaggaaagtcgaaagccgtacggaggttgtggagaattcccccccggtcaggcgtccccttcagcaggtgctgtttatagacagcctgctcaggaccgctatcgaaaaaagcgtcctcagagagtgcttctcttcgtccgcttctccctctcctaaacgagggtggaaggattacggacttgtccaggcccctgaaaaggcactggagagatcctggtttggattcaagcccagaacgctttcGGAAGAAGagcctccttctatcaagaaggcgaagagggttcgccgtcccatgatgggggcaaacacgccttcgaggtctcccatctcccgttcaagaagacgcaggagaagcgtccaaaaggatcatttcatacaatcaacttacctgtcagatatatacatagctaagactccgtcgtccctatgtatatatctgccaggtaagtatgtatgaaactttattgtatcataacaatatcatttttggcgGTACAAAGAACAGCTTTCCGccctagtaggagtcctttctaaggatcctcctcgtaagaaagacgtcagactgccggtcaagaagactcgtcttccttctcctccaGAGTGAGGtcctgtgagacgtgagtcttttgagatctcAGATAGAGACTCATGGGAAGATCTGGATTCGTCAGACAAGCGTGTAGCAACAaaccaagcgcgaggcgtcctacagacgagaagcgtcctctaagaaagagtcagacaagcgagaaacgcattacagacgagaggattctcccagatgggatacgtctgccagatcagtagcttcagccgagcgcggagTACAAACAGGCGTGGAGCattcatccaagcgtgaggctcCAGAAAAagcatctgtcacgcaaggatgAGACTTCAGAAGACGCGAGACTTCAACAAGACACGACGCGGTCATCGTCAGGCGAGAGACTTTTGAGAGGCGCGAGgccaccagtcaggcgcgaggcgccagccaagcgcgaagaggtcagtcaggcgcgagacgccagccaagcgcgaggatcttgCTAGGCGCGCGCCAGCCAAGCAAAGCGagggagtcagccaggcgcgagacgccagccaagcgcgaggcgccagccaggcgcgaggcgccagccaggcgcgaggcgccaaccaagtacgaagagccggtcatgcataggagctctttacactctcttagcccctctcctattaggagtttgtccccaGTAGAGAGATTGGTTGGACAAGAAGAACTTGAAGAACGAGAAGTGGCCTTCCCTCCtactgatccgattatggaagaggaatcagaggaacgagtctcacagtaaggaaaggactgtcgaactacaaagtcttgacagctctccttcttcaggaatacggagatgcatgatccctgccgctcctccttcgcctcgttcatgTTCTCATGCTCGAAAACTCCGAAATCGTCGGCGttcgtgaagatgagaccgacgatttctatgaagagagctctgcaatcgctggataactggatgcttactaagaaggagctagtaaggacagtcttttgcatgcctccccctagactgaccggcaa from Macrobrachium nipponense isolate FS-2020 chromosome 22, ASM1510439v2, whole genome shotgun sequence includes the following:
- the LOC135198782 gene encoding LOW QUALITY PROTEIN: putative uncharacterized protein DDB_G0294196 (The sequence of the model RefSeq protein was modified relative to this genomic sequence to represent the inferred CDS: substituted 1 base at 1 genomic stop codon; added 133 bases not found in genome assembly), giving the protein MPTATPRNENNETQGPLKMASGKSLNVVQRESFFDDSFFKEAWEDFDRALQRVLDKFDNRGLKINEGSRNECRDAYSKIRSNKIEEDLYASQALQITEKDGKFQVVMDVKDFNPRELQVRAVDDRIVVEGGYQKVSQDGTAKSLKSFHKEFTLPDAADIDQVTTALSKDGVLTIRAPKKEGAAITEGPKKSSSSSSSSSMQQSSFNQNDNNSTSSFKSSSSKTVIQSSSSFESSSNDGFDSLPKEMRERLMFSDSGFGSTKTSTCSSPAPSETGSECSRVSSTMEFDLSKKAPVRSEVSFNVALVQANCSXSSQPAPQPMFTQPPMGPQSPQHMAQGPQQPMYQQPQQPTYQQPQMPPFSQPQPPMYQPYQQQPMYQPPNQSTPQYQQPPQTMPQQPTQPMHQRPQPPTYQQFQQQPQPMYQQQPQSLSQTAPQGPQPKSFGAGSGNQSNVSITEENGRRVLTSQTSNIVQEKDGVMEHRETAAEITDKNSQAARREATTKMSKHEEDPEGKFKRSEAADAAEVSESCVQQMPDGSVMSVKKSSSSTSSVKQSFSTSAGDMGGFFQTPNFPTGFDDLRNLMDRGHSLMSQMSTDSMASTLSGRSGFTDMSNFTHFSDASSKFSDMSNFSNLSNFSDMSSMSHQHMANMANMANMFPETNSSRLMKSFSTSSSSSSVNKSFSSNFGDGNF